In Enterobacter cloacae, the following are encoded in one genomic region:
- the pptA gene encoding tautomerase PptA has protein sequence MPHVDIKCFPRDLNDEQKTALAADIAEVIIRHFNSKDSSVSVALNQVQPEDWKEQVWDTEIGPKLDELIKKPGYSM, from the coding sequence ATGCCACACGTAGATATCAAATGTTTTCCCCGCGATCTCAATGACGAACAAAAAACCGCACTGGCGGCGGATATTGCTGAGGTGATTATTCGCCATTTCAACAGTAAAGACAGTTCCGTGTCAGTTGCGCTGAACCAGGTGCAGCCTGAGGACTGGAAAGAGCAGGTCTGGGACACGGAAATTGGCCCGAAGCTGGATGAGTTGATTAAAAAGCCAGGGTATTCGATGTGA
- a CDS encoding arginine ABC transporter ATP-binding protein, producing the protein MQASPEGHISITGVSKFFGRHKALDNVTLEIPPGSVTVILGPSGSGKSTLLRTINHLERVDEGFIQIDGDYIGYRRQGDKLYELKEKEILKQRINVGYVFQNFNLFPHLTVLENLIEAPVAHKKLSKKEAVERAYSLLDMVGLRDKADAWSRHLSGGQQQRIAIARALALRPRVILFDEPTSALDPERVGEVLDVIKKLARSGTTLVVVTHEIGFAREVADQVVFMVDGKIVEQGSSDDVLNRPSHARTRQFLSKVL; encoded by the coding sequence ATGCAAGCCTCTCCTGAAGGACATATTTCAATCACCGGCGTCAGTAAGTTCTTTGGCCGCCATAAAGCGCTCGATAACGTCACGCTTGAGATCCCGCCGGGTTCCGTTACGGTAATTCTTGGGCCGTCAGGCTCCGGTAAATCGACACTACTGCGCACCATTAACCATCTGGAACGTGTCGACGAAGGGTTTATCCAGATTGACGGGGATTACATTGGTTATCGCCGTCAGGGTGACAAACTCTACGAGCTGAAAGAGAAAGAGATCCTCAAACAGCGCATCAATGTGGGATACGTGTTCCAGAACTTTAATCTCTTTCCGCATCTGACGGTGCTGGAAAACCTGATTGAAGCGCCTGTTGCGCATAAAAAACTCAGCAAAAAAGAGGCAGTGGAAAGGGCATACAGCCTGCTGGATATGGTGGGGTTGCGCGATAAAGCAGATGCGTGGTCGCGCCACCTCTCCGGCGGTCAGCAGCAGCGTATCGCGATTGCTCGCGCACTGGCGCTGCGCCCCCGCGTGATTTTGTTTGATGAACCGACTTCGGCACTCGATCCGGAACGGGTGGGTGAAGTGCTGGACGTGATTAAAAAACTCGCCCGTTCGGGCACCACACTGGTGGTCGTCACCCATGAGATCGGTTTTGCCCGGGAAGTGGCGGATCAGGTGGTATTTATGGTTGACGGTAAAATTGTTGAGCAGGGCAGCAGTGACGACGTGTTAAACCGTCCGTCACACGCGCGAACGCGCCAGTTCCTGTCAAAAGTGCTGTAG
- a CDS encoding amino acid ABC transporter permease encodes MSNVETIKVVPARYPLRAVGAVAALFVLAIVIQSVAFNPRWEWAVFARWFFDPAILDGVGQTLLLTLIGTALSVIIGGMLALARLSSSWLLSSLAWGYIWLFRSLPLIVVLIILYNFSYLYDTLSLGVPFTRITWGSFETINVLGQFSTAVVGLTLVQSAYTAEIIRGGFLGVDHGQYEAAAALGLPAWRRTVRIILPQALRTILPSGFNEIISLAKGTAMVYVLAMPELFYTIQMIYNRTQEVIPLLMVGAVWYLVITTVLSVIQHVVERGLARSERRSAVNQNRVTHRVRSVTTTPVQEPVHASLS; translated from the coding sequence ATGAGCAACGTTGAAACCATTAAGGTTGTCCCGGCACGATATCCGCTGCGTGCCGTCGGTGCAGTCGCGGCGCTGTTTGTGCTGGCGATCGTGATACAGTCCGTGGCCTTTAATCCTCGCTGGGAGTGGGCGGTATTCGCCCGCTGGTTCTTTGACCCGGCGATCCTGGATGGTGTCGGGCAGACGCTGCTGTTGACGCTGATTGGTACTGCGCTGAGTGTGATAATCGGCGGCATGCTGGCGCTGGCAAGATTGTCCTCTTCCTGGTTGTTAAGCAGCCTGGCCTGGGGTTACATCTGGCTGTTTCGTTCTCTGCCGTTGATTGTGGTTCTGATCATCCTCTACAACTTCTCATACCTCTACGACACACTCTCCCTCGGGGTGCCGTTTACCCGCATCACCTGGGGCAGTTTTGAAACCATCAACGTGCTGGGGCAGTTTTCCACCGCCGTGGTGGGGTTAACGCTGGTGCAGAGCGCCTATACCGCTGAAATTATTCGCGGGGGCTTTCTTGGTGTCGATCACGGTCAGTATGAAGCCGCCGCCGCGCTTGGACTGCCCGCCTGGCGTCGTACCGTGCGCATTATCCTGCCTCAGGCGTTGCGCACCATTCTGCCGTCCGGATTCAACGAAATCATCAGCCTCGCCAAAGGGACGGCGATGGTGTACGTCCTGGCGATGCCGGAACTGTTCTACACCATCCAGATGATCTACAACCGCACGCAGGAGGTCATTCCACTGCTGATGGTGGGCGCTGTCTGGTATCTGGTGATTACCACCGTATTGTCTGTTATTCAGCACGTTGTCGAACGCGGGCTCGCCCGCAGCGAACGCCGCTCTGCCGTTAATCAGAACCGGGTGACCCACCGCGTCCGTTCTGTCACCACCACACCAGTACAGGAGCCTGTCCATGCAAGCCTCTCCTGA
- a CDS encoding N-acetyltransferase: MSEQFRDVSPEDADLQPIIDGLFGEYAARYGDYFSKDAEVELTEWYLAPQGLFIVLERDGEIIATGAYKPFDEHTAEIKRIWTHKALRQQGLAARVVQELERRAVLAGYSQIYLTTGFRQPEAVRLYISQGYQPQFDLNRDPEEYSLPPFDGRLRFTKTLVREAFSKTA; this comes from the coding sequence ATGAGCGAGCAATTTCGTGACGTTTCGCCGGAAGATGCCGATCTTCAACCCATCATCGATGGGTTGTTCGGTGAATACGCCGCCCGGTACGGGGACTACTTCTCTAAAGACGCCGAAGTGGAGCTGACGGAGTGGTACTTAGCGCCACAGGGGCTGTTTATTGTGCTGGAGCGTGACGGAGAGATCATCGCTACCGGCGCGTACAAACCCTTTGACGAACATACGGCCGAAATCAAACGCATCTGGACGCATAAGGCGTTACGTCAACAGGGTCTTGCGGCCCGCGTGGTACAGGAGCTGGAGCGTCGGGCTGTGCTGGCAGGTTACAGCCAGATTTACCTCACCACCGGTTTTCGTCAGCCGGAGGCGGTCAGGCTCTATATCAGCCAGGGGTATCAGCCGCAGTTTGATCTGAATCGCGATCCGGAAGAGTACAGCCTGCCGCCGTTTGATGGCCGGCTGCGTTTCACCAAAACGCTGGTACGCGAAGCGTTCAGTAAAACTGCATGA
- a CDS encoding ABC transporter substrate-binding protein: MQKTSLILALALAFTPAVWAENVNINGTGVSIEANKNPVNTAKNGDAIAQLPKDYRFAVPGKFTVAVAGLNQPPLTVFSDDNKTLLGSEVDIARLVADSLGLELNVVPTSWEDWPLGVASGKYDAAISNITVTRERKEKFDFATYRKDSLGFYVKSTSPITSLQKAEDIAGLRIIVGSGTNQEAILLAWNAENLKKGLKPFTPVYTKDDAAQTLAIQSGRADAYFGPNVIGAWKAALTGKTKLVGSVDGGWPKAAHIAVTLKKGSGLVEPVQTALNGVIKNGDYDKVLNRWGEGVERIPGSEVNPAGLGD; the protein is encoded by the coding sequence ATGCAAAAAACATCGCTTATTCTGGCGCTCGCGCTGGCCTTTACCCCTGCCGTCTGGGCAGAGAATGTGAACATTAACGGTACTGGCGTGAGCATTGAGGCCAATAAAAATCCCGTCAATACCGCTAAAAATGGCGACGCGATCGCACAGTTACCGAAAGATTATCGTTTTGCCGTACCGGGTAAATTTACCGTTGCGGTGGCAGGTCTGAATCAACCGCCGCTGACGGTTTTCTCCGATGACAACAAAACGCTGCTCGGGAGTGAAGTCGACATCGCCCGTCTGGTGGCTGACAGTCTGGGGCTGGAGCTGAACGTGGTGCCCACCTCCTGGGAGGACTGGCCGCTGGGCGTGGCGTCCGGGAAATACGATGCCGCCATCAGCAATATCACCGTCACCAGAGAGCGCAAAGAGAAGTTTGATTTTGCGACGTACCGGAAGGATTCACTCGGCTTTTACGTGAAATCAACCAGCCCGATCACCTCGCTTCAGAAGGCGGAAGATATCGCCGGACTGCGCATTATCGTGGGTTCCGGTACAAATCAGGAGGCCATTTTGCTGGCATGGAATGCTGAAAACCTCAAAAAAGGTCTCAAACCCTTTACCCCTGTGTACACCAAAGACGATGCGGCGCAAACCCTGGCTATCCAGTCAGGACGTGCAGATGCGTACTTTGGCCCGAACGTGATTGGTGCGTGGAAAGCGGCATTGACCGGTAAAACTAAGCTGGTCGGCAGCGTCGACGGCGGCTGGCCGAAGGCGGCACATATTGCAGTGACGCTGAAAAAAGGCAGCGGCCTGGTTGAACCGGTACAAACCGCGCTTAACGGGGTGATCAAAAACGGCGATTACGACAAAGTGCTGAACCGCTGGGGGGAAGGGGTAGAGCGTATTCCCGGTTCAGAAGTGAACCCGGCCGGGCTGGGTGATTAA
- a CDS encoding monooxygenase, translating into MSATRQLRLGTILHGASGNMSAWRHPAAIADASINFDFVKATALKAEEGKLDFLFVADGLYINEKSIPHFLNRFEPLTVLSALASMTSRLGLVGTLSTSYSEPFTVARQFASLDHLSNGRAGWNVVTSPLEGSAKNFSREKHPEHALRYRIADEYLEVVKGLWDSWEEDAFVRDKESGQFFDPAKLHTLDHHGDFFQVAGPLNIGRTPQGRPIVFQAGASDDGKKLAAKHADAIFTHHDTLDEAKVFYRDVKQLLEINGRRASDLHIFQGVSVIVGENAEDVEKQYQTTAALVSVNDALNYLGRYFEHHDFSQYPLDEPFPDIGELGKNSFRSTTDEIKRNARECHLTLRQVALEAASPRPRFSGTPEQVADGLQAWFEGYAADGFIIQGGTPDTFPRFVEQVVPVLQARGLFRTEYPGTTLRDSLGLDEPKNHFTQQ; encoded by the coding sequence ATGTCTGCAACGCGTCAATTGCGGCTGGGAACCATTTTACATGGTGCCTCCGGAAATATGTCTGCCTGGCGTCATCCTGCGGCGATCGCAGATGCCAGTATTAACTTTGATTTCGTCAAAGCGACGGCGTTAAAAGCGGAGGAGGGGAAGCTCGATTTTTTATTTGTCGCTGACGGTCTTTATATTAACGAGAAATCAATCCCGCATTTTTTAAATCGTTTTGAGCCGTTAACGGTGTTATCTGCACTGGCGAGTATGACTTCACGCCTGGGGCTGGTAGGAACGTTATCCACCTCCTACAGTGAGCCTTTTACCGTGGCGCGTCAGTTTGCCAGCCTGGATCACCTGAGCAATGGCCGCGCAGGCTGGAACGTGGTGACCTCGCCGCTGGAAGGCTCGGCGAAGAATTTTTCCCGCGAAAAACACCCTGAGCACGCCCTGCGTTACCGTATTGCCGACGAATATCTGGAGGTGGTGAAAGGGCTGTGGGACTCCTGGGAGGAAGACGCTTTTGTGCGCGACAAAGAGAGCGGACAGTTCTTTGATCCGGCAAAACTGCATACCCTCGATCATCACGGTGATTTCTTCCAGGTGGCCGGGCCGCTTAATATTGGCCGCACGCCGCAGGGTCGCCCCATTGTATTTCAGGCCGGGGCATCAGATGACGGTAAAAAACTGGCGGCGAAACACGCCGACGCCATATTTACTCATCACGACACGTTAGACGAAGCGAAAGTGTTTTATCGCGATGTGAAACAGTTGCTGGAAATAAATGGCCGCAGGGCGTCCGATTTACATATATTCCAGGGCGTCAGCGTAATTGTTGGAGAAAATGCTGAGGACGTGGAGAAGCAATATCAAACGACTGCGGCACTGGTGTCAGTTAACGATGCCCTGAATTACCTCGGACGTTATTTCGAACATCATGATTTTAGCCAGTATCCGCTCGACGAGCCGTTCCCGGATATTGGCGAGCTGGGGAAAAACAGCTTCCGCAGTACCACCGATGAAATTAAGCGTAATGCCCGTGAATGCCACTTAACCCTGCGTCAGGTGGCACTGGAGGCGGCGTCTCCGCGACCACGTTTTTCCGGCACGCCAGAACAGGTGGCAGACGGCCTTCAGGCCTGGTTTGAGGGATATGCGGCAGACGGCTTCATCATTCAGGGCGGTACGCCGGACACCTTCCCGCGCTTTGTGGAACAGGTGGTGCCTGTCTTGCAGGCTCGTGGCCTGTTCCGTACTGAATACCCGGGCACCACGCTGCGCGACAGTCTGGGTTTAGACGAACCTAAAAATCATTTCACACAACAATAA
- a CDS encoding amidohydrolase gives MSFGEQLIAWRRELHQNPELSGQEVETTARLRQWLTNAGITPLPYELPTGLVAEIGTGKKLIALRADIDALPVEERSGVAFSSQRAGVMHACGHDIHTSVILGAALKLKEREASLNGRVRILFQPAEENFGGAKSMVRAGALRDVRAIFGMHNEPGLPVGEFATRGGPFYASVDRFVIRITGKGAHAARPHEGNDAIVLASQLVTALQSVASRNVNTLDSVVLSVTRIAGGNTWNVLPESVELEGTLRTHRTEVQQNVKARVGEIASGFARAFSAQIDITWYAGPDALVNDERWAEFATSVARDAGYETRHAELHMGGEDFAVYLQQIPGAFVSIGSASPFGLHHPAFNPDEALIEPAARYFAQLAEKALHQI, from the coding sequence ATGAGTTTTGGTGAACAACTGATTGCCTGGCGTCGTGAGCTGCACCAGAACCCTGAACTGTCTGGTCAGGAGGTCGAAACGACGGCCCGCCTGCGCCAGTGGCTGACGAATGCCGGTATTACCCCGTTACCTTACGAACTGCCTACCGGGCTGGTTGCGGAAATCGGCACGGGTAAAAAGCTGATTGCACTGCGGGCCGATATTGACGCGTTACCCGTGGAAGAGCGCAGCGGAGTTGCGTTTAGCTCACAACGTGCAGGGGTGATGCATGCCTGCGGGCACGATATCCACACCAGCGTGATCCTCGGCGCAGCATTAAAACTGAAAGAGCGTGAAGCGTCGCTCAACGGTCGCGTGCGGATCCTGTTTCAACCCGCCGAAGAGAACTTTGGCGGTGCAAAGAGCATGGTTCGGGCGGGAGCCTTGCGTGATGTCCGCGCCATCTTCGGCATGCACAACGAGCCGGGTCTGCCGGTAGGTGAGTTCGCCACCCGTGGAGGACCGTTCTACGCCAGTGTCGATCGGTTTGTTATCCGCATTACCGGTAAAGGTGCGCATGCCGCTCGCCCACATGAAGGAAACGATGCCATCGTGCTGGCGAGTCAGCTGGTCACGGCGCTGCAAAGTGTCGCCAGCCGTAACGTCAATACGCTGGATTCTGTGGTGCTGAGCGTTACGCGTATCGCCGGTGGAAACACCTGGAATGTGTTGCCGGAAAGCGTCGAGCTGGAAGGCACCCTGCGCACACATCGCACCGAAGTCCAGCAGAATGTCAAAGCGCGTGTGGGTGAAATTGCCTCCGGGTTTGCCCGCGCGTTTAGCGCGCAGATTGATATCACCTGGTATGCCGGGCCAGATGCGCTGGTGAACGACGAACGCTGGGCTGAATTCGCCACATCTGTTGCCAGAGACGCAGGATACGAAACCCGGCACGCCGAACTGCATATGGGCGGGGAAGATTTCGCGGTCTATTTGCAGCAGATACCAGGGGCATTTGTCAGTATTGGCAGCGCCAGCCCGTTTGGTCTGCATCACCCGGCATTTAACCCGGACGAAGCACTCATTGAACCCGCCGCTCGCTATTTTGCCCAGCTTGCGGAAAAAGCACTGCATCAAATTTAA
- a CDS encoding alkane 1-monooxygenase has protein sequence MSWRISILDKSPIAENETAADALARTLTLAQQAETLGYHRFWIAEHHNTPQLASPSPELLIAWILGQTKRIRVGSGGVMLQHYSPYKVAENFNVLAALAPGRVDLGVGKAPGGLPLSTRALQHGLNQQAKGSFAEQLTQLDSWIHPENTSGEEAVRATPLPPVPAQGFLLGASTESAQLAASLDWHFVFAAHLNGDPGLLRDVVTFWRKNSTREVIVAVQVIVAPTQTEADALAQKVEVWGVELANGQRVTVASEEQAYAFARQAGSEPVRIARRAQSLLAGTAESVLEQLDALHQKWGIDEFMIDTPVADGSTRVQSLRLLAQARPDKEVTA, from the coding sequence ATGTCCTGGCGAATCAGCATTCTGGATAAAAGCCCCATAGCTGAAAATGAAACGGCCGCCGATGCGCTGGCGCGAACCTTAACACTGGCACAACAGGCGGAAACACTGGGTTATCACCGCTTCTGGATTGCCGAGCACCACAATACCCCGCAGCTGGCGAGCCCCTCACCGGAGCTGCTGATTGCCTGGATACTGGGACAAACAAAACGTATCCGCGTGGGGTCGGGCGGCGTGATGCTGCAACATTACAGCCCGTACAAAGTTGCCGAAAACTTCAATGTATTAGCGGCGCTTGCGCCGGGTCGCGTGGATCTGGGTGTCGGGAAAGCCCCCGGTGGTTTGCCACTCTCTACCCGCGCGTTACAGCACGGTCTGAATCAACAGGCAAAGGGCAGCTTTGCCGAACAGCTGACGCAACTGGACAGCTGGATCCATCCGGAAAACACGTCAGGGGAAGAGGCCGTACGCGCCACCCCGTTACCGCCGGTACCGGCACAGGGTTTTTTGCTGGGGGCGAGCACGGAAAGCGCGCAGCTGGCGGCATCACTTGACTGGCACTTTGTCTTTGCCGCACACCTGAATGGCGATCCCGGGCTTCTGCGTGACGTTGTAACGTTCTGGCGCAAAAACAGCACCCGAGAGGTGATTGTGGCCGTGCAGGTGATTGTTGCGCCGACACAGACCGAGGCAGACGCGCTGGCGCAAAAAGTTGAAGTGTGGGGCGTGGAGCTGGCAAACGGCCAGCGCGTCACCGTGGCCAGCGAAGAGCAGGCCTACGCCTTTGCACGCCAGGCGGGAAGTGAGCCGGTGCGGATTGCCCGTCGGGCGCAGTCTCTGCTGGCGGGTACCGCTGAGTCGGTACTGGAGCAGTTAGATGCATTACACCAGAAATGGGGCATTGACGAATTTATGATCGACACGCCGGTTGCCGATGGCTCAACGCGCGTCCAGTCCCTGCGTCTGCTGGCGCAGGCTCGTCCCGATAAGGAGGTCACGGCATGA
- a CDS encoding aerotaxis sensor receptor gives MRRNTPVTQNEYLLNEGSTLMSTTNTHSHITYANSAFIEASGYKEENLLGEPHNVIRHPDMPAEAFGDMWFTLQQGESWTGLVKNRRHNGDHYWVRANVTPVYQNESLTGYISVRNIPTREEIATSEKLYEKVRNNELKQHRFYKGLVVRRGILAFTSLFKRMSTTKRINSGITVTTLLACLLVFSFPQSITQVSGLVALFIALALYLHVQISRPVKTIVHQMQRVVSGRKTDYYHFDRVDEIGLMMRLVNQSGLNLNSLVDDVGAQISGIGTISQQVAKEGVALQARSEETADDLQQTAAAVEEIASAVQQTAETAKEAIQMADRTSASANSGEAMMKQTIGMMQSISRDNSQIVDIIGVIDRIAFQTNILALNAAVEAARAGEAGRGFAVVAAEVRNLAQHSATAAKEIKLLIEKNVSSVNSGVEMVEQTETQLTVMVGNVLQMSSLIKEIGHATQEQTQALALINESISRIGVMTHNNTGMVDHVTRAANHLTQRTTRLQQAIAVFGG, from the coding sequence ATGCGGCGTAACACTCCCGTTACACAAAACGAGTATTTACTTAACGAAGGTTCGACGTTAATGTCGACTACCAATACGCATAGCCATATTACCTATGCAAATTCAGCCTTTATTGAAGCCAGTGGATATAAAGAAGAAAATCTTCTGGGTGAACCCCATAATGTCATTCGCCATCCCGATATGCCTGCCGAGGCATTTGGAGATATGTGGTTCACCCTGCAGCAGGGAGAGAGCTGGACGGGGCTGGTCAAGAACCGTCGTCACAACGGGGATCACTACTGGGTTCGCGCCAACGTCACCCCGGTGTATCAGAATGAATCGTTAACCGGCTATATTTCGGTACGTAATATTCCTACCCGCGAAGAGATCGCCACCAGTGAAAAGCTCTATGAAAAAGTCCGCAACAACGAATTAAAACAGCATCGCTTTTATAAAGGGTTAGTGGTTCGCAGAGGAATACTTGCCTTCACCTCTCTGTTTAAACGAATGAGTACCACAAAACGCATTAATAGCGGAATTACGGTTACCACCCTGCTCGCCTGCTTGCTGGTATTTTCATTCCCCCAAAGTATTACGCAGGTAAGTGGACTTGTTGCACTCTTTATTGCTCTGGCTCTTTATCTGCATGTACAAATATCTCGCCCGGTGAAAACCATTGTGCACCAAATGCAGCGCGTCGTTTCGGGTCGCAAAACCGACTATTACCATTTTGACAGAGTCGATGAAATTGGCCTGATGATGCGTCTGGTGAATCAGTCAGGGTTAAACCTTAATTCACTGGTAGACGATGTTGGCGCGCAAATTTCCGGTATTGGTACCATTAGCCAACAGGTAGCAAAAGAAGGCGTGGCATTACAGGCGCGCTCGGAAGAAACCGCAGATGACCTGCAGCAAACGGCCGCAGCAGTAGAAGAAATTGCCAGCGCCGTTCAACAGACGGCAGAAACGGCAAAAGAAGCGATCCAGATGGCGGATCGCACCAGCGCCAGCGCCAACAGCGGTGAAGCCATGATGAAACAGACCATCGGCATGATGCAGTCCATTTCACGTGATAACAGCCAAATCGTCGATATTATTGGTGTGATTGACCGTATCGCTTTTCAGACCAATATTCTGGCGCTAAACGCAGCCGTTGAAGCAGCACGTGCTGGTGAAGCCGGGCGTGGTTTTGCGGTGGTGGCAGCAGAAGTGCGCAACCTCGCGCAACACTCCGCGACAGCAGCCAAAGAGATCAAGCTGCTTATTGAGAAAAATGTCTCCAGCGTTAACTCTGGCGTGGAAATGGTTGAGCAAACCGAAACACAACTGACAGTGATGGTTGGTAACGTACTGCAGATGTCTTCCCTGATTAAGGAGATCGGTCATGCCACGCAGGAGCAGACTCAGGCACTCGCACTTATCAACGAGTCCATCTCCCGCATCGGCGTGATGACGCATAACAATACAGGGATGGTGGATCACGTCACCCGCGCTGCAAATCACCTGACGCAGCGCACCACGCGTCTGCAGCAGGCGATTGCGGTCTTTGGCGGTTAA
- a CDS encoding germin subfamily 1 member 15: MKIIRSGSLPSIQGPEAWFTGTVRIDAPFQATEPAKVGGATVTFEPGARTAWHTHPLGQTLIVTQGRGWLQEWGKEAEPLNQGDIAWIPPGVKHWHGASAQTAMTHIAIAEAVNGSPVEWLEKVTDEQYQGR; the protein is encoded by the coding sequence GTGAAAATTATCCGTAGTGGTTCATTACCTTCGATTCAGGGACCAGAAGCCTGGTTTACCGGTACTGTTCGTATTGACGCGCCTTTCCAGGCGACGGAGCCCGCTAAAGTGGGTGGCGCAACGGTAACCTTTGAACCGGGGGCACGCACTGCCTGGCATACCCATCCTCTTGGACAAACGCTGATTGTCACCCAGGGACGCGGCTGGTTACAGGAGTGGGGTAAAGAGGCGGAACCGTTGAATCAGGGTGATATTGCCTGGATCCCGCCTGGCGTGAAGCACTGGCACGGTGCGAGCGCACAAACGGCGATGACGCATATCGCCATCGCCGAGGCAGTAAACGGCAGCCCGGTTGAGTGGCTGGAAAAAGTTACCGACGAGCAGTATCAGGGCCGTTAA
- a CDS encoding LysR family transcriptional regulator: MLKDNFNDLISFMVVARERSFTRAAAQLGVSQSALSHAMRNLETRLDVRLLTRTTRSVAPTEAGEQLFMRLSPHLLEIEQELTALRDTRDRPAGNIRITAGEHAMSAVLWPVLKPFMVKYPDINVEVTVDNGLTDIVDGRFDAGIRLGEQVAKDMIAVRIAPDMRMLVVGSADYLQRFGVPETPEQLEQHRCINLRLPTRGGLYAWEFERDGRELRVRVEGQLTLNNLPQRIDAAENGLGLAYVPEDTVQEAIAQGRLIPVLQEWCPTFDGYHLYYPGRRQHTTAFALLLEALRKQ, encoded by the coding sequence ATGTTAAAAGACAATTTCAACGATCTGATCTCTTTTATGGTCGTCGCCCGCGAGCGCAGTTTTACGCGGGCAGCGGCACAGCTTGGAGTTTCGCAATCTGCGCTGAGCCATGCCATGCGCAATCTGGAAACCCGGCTGGACGTTCGCCTGCTCACCCGCACCACGCGTAGCGTTGCCCCAACCGAGGCTGGCGAACAGCTTTTTATGCGCTTAAGCCCGCATCTGCTGGAAATCGAACAGGAACTGACTGCGCTGCGCGACACGCGCGACAGACCGGCAGGAAATATTCGCATCACCGCCGGTGAACACGCGATGAGCGCCGTGCTGTGGCCGGTACTGAAACCCTTTATGGTGAAATATCCCGACATCAATGTAGAAGTGACGGTGGATAACGGCCTGACCGATATTGTGGATGGCCGTTTTGATGCAGGGATTCGTCTGGGTGAACAGGTGGCGAAAGATATGATTGCGGTGCGGATCGCACCAGATATGCGGATGCTCGTGGTGGGTTCAGCTGATTATCTCCAGCGTTTTGGTGTACCGGAAACACCCGAGCAGCTTGAACAGCATCGCTGTATTAATTTGCGCCTGCCAACGCGCGGGGGGTTATATGCCTGGGAATTTGAACGTGACGGACGCGAGTTACGCGTGCGGGTTGAGGGGCAACTGACGCTCAACAACCTACCGCAGCGTATCGACGCCGCTGAAAACGGACTGGGGCTGGCCTACGTGCCTGAAGACACCGTCCAGGAGGCCATCGCTCAGGGACGGTTAATCCCGGTATTGCAGGAGTGGTGCCCGACATTTGACGGCTATCATCTTTATTACCCTGGTCGCCGCCAGCACACCACTGCCTTTGCTTTACTGCTTGAAGCCCTGCGCAAACAATAA
- a CDS encoding aldo/keto reductase: protein MQQRQLGRQGLTVSALGLGCMGLSYGYGPATEKQQAIALIRAAVERGVTFFDTAEIYGPFINEDVVGEALAPVRDKVVIATKFGFDCDKPGQMLNSRPEHIRAVIEGSLKRLKTDYIDLYYQHRVDPDVPVEEVAGTIADLIAEGKVKHFGLSEASAETIRRAHAVCPVTALQSEYSLWWRQPEQEILPLLAELNIGFVPFSPLGKGFLTGAIDSSTTFDSSDFRNIVPRFSEASRLANQRLIDVVKALAAEQGVTPAQIALAWLLAKAPWIVPIPGTTKLHRLEENLDAVNVTLSQKALNNINHALMQIDVVGDRYPKHLQARVGK from the coding sequence ATGCAGCAGCGACAATTAGGACGACAGGGGTTAACGGTATCCGCACTGGGACTTGGCTGTATGGGGTTGAGCTATGGCTATGGTCCGGCCACGGAAAAACAACAGGCCATTGCGCTTATTCGTGCTGCGGTCGAACGCGGTGTGACCTTTTTTGATACCGCAGAAATTTATGGTCCTTTTATCAATGAAGATGTGGTGGGCGAGGCACTTGCACCCGTTCGCGATAAGGTGGTGATCGCCACTAAATTTGGTTTTGACTGCGATAAACCCGGTCAGATGCTTAACAGCCGCCCTGAGCACATACGCGCGGTAATAGAAGGTTCGCTAAAGCGATTGAAAACCGATTATATCGATCTCTATTACCAGCATCGCGTGGATCCGGATGTCCCTGTTGAAGAGGTCGCCGGTACGATTGCCGATCTTATCGCAGAAGGTAAGGTGAAACATTTCGGTCTCTCAGAGGCGAGTGCTGAAACCATCCGTCGCGCTCATGCAGTGTGTCCGGTCACGGCGTTGCAGAGTGAATATTCATTATGGTGGCGACAGCCTGAACAGGAGATCCTGCCGCTTCTGGCGGAGCTGAACATCGGCTTTGTTCCTTTCAGCCCGCTGGGTAAGGGCTTTTTGACCGGCGCAATTGACTCCAGTACCACCTTCGACAGCAGTGATTTCCGCAATATCGTCCCGCGCTTTAGCGAAGCGTCGCGTCTGGCGAATCAGCGGTTAATCGACGTGGTGAAAGCGCTGGCCGCAGAGCAGGGGGTCACGCCTGCGCAAATCGCACTGGCCTGGCTATTGGCAAAAGCACCGTGGATTGTACCGATCCCGGGGACAACCAAACTCCACCGTCTGGAGGAGAATCTGGATGCCGTTAACGTGACGTTGTCACAAAAAGCGCTTAATAACATCAACCACGCGCTGATGCAGATTGATGTTGTCGGTGACCGTTATCCGAAGCATCTGCAGGCACGCGTCGGGAAGTAA